A region from the Lentisphaera profundi genome encodes:
- a CDS encoding DUF1549 domain-containing protein — MIKLLSTFLLFSSFASFAEDIVKISVLPTKIKLTSARSCAQVLVTGYTKDGKTIDLSRKAKFTHNHFVKVENAYVTPLANGNSQITVNYGKLQQTIPFTVSSTDKNDPVSFNWETLAILTKQGCNGGGCHGKPNGRGALELSLNAFDPDFDEKNMIRGAMGRFLQPIAPEQSLLLKKPSMQVGHVGGKRLEVGSLQYELLLQWIKEGAKSDKGEKKLKTLKVFPRDRALEFPNQDQQLSVWAFFEDGTFRDVTRIATYTTSHKRVAIVNDKGLVSGLDRGQSAISVRYIDDVVTVNFTMVKKIDGFKWKAPKENNYIDTLVNNKLRQLQYLPAGTIDDSTFIRRLSLDLRGQVPKIEEVNQFVSNKNPKKRSQLIDKFLDSDEFARFYAMKTADLLKINTHELKAENAANYSRWIYEATKANMPFDKFTEELLMSQGHTDVNPKANFFRTTKDSKMVTESVTQLFMGSRLTCAQCHNHPYESWTQDNYYQITSAFNNIDRKTLAQEKGNEPNRKTILIYANSVRNTANPRTKITQDPWPIDVQRDSKDDPRKAFVQWLTAKDNPYFANTEVNRIWSYLLGRGIVMPVDDFRPSNPATNKELLAALARDFSDSNYNRKHIFRQILNSQTYQRTTETNDFNKNDSELFSHARPRLLGAEQVKDAILLLCDAPKPEKFQSDKMAANKKRSEIIKLKDELNKKFPAWLKQSKEPINWTELKTSQVTYAIKSEGLSESKPKGFILSPKNKEPKNSKKDRLGLSRTYHPLTAGNISAINYKFAKNDLGQYGNGLDSKLGISLLNAWLISQNKGSMVKSIEITANSDSNIAEVEVLMDGKNIINKAKITQAKSAKVLTSLSDGKLNPAKSANHIKIEFPQETPVQFLTLHRYNQATIKFFDKNAKVIHQVKVNRKGRFNLFTTALPVVKKIDIKGFHYWEDDGEKSVGKKVSLDGKWTPINGNNEPHLSFTFKPFKSHNGQSLVIEHHHLDKNEGLIAKYKVQMNGSPSAHAQVSLDFDTLKMARNYTESDDWKRELVKYSYYQLSPEYKALKQDWEKRQAKLDKVFATQKLYPENSKFLTAFGQPERKTVCACERPESVALDQSLQLMNGEYVKEKLQNVKYNSKLGDAENIKQLYLSAYSRNPKSNELQIATDHLKKSSNKDEAMRDLYWVVINSNEFIFQH, encoded by the coding sequence ATGATTAAATTACTAAGTACATTTTTATTATTTTCTTCCTTTGCGAGTTTCGCAGAAGATATTGTCAAAATCTCTGTTCTCCCTACAAAGATTAAACTGACGAGTGCCCGATCCTGTGCCCAAGTTCTTGTGACAGGTTATACCAAAGATGGCAAAACTATTGACCTCAGTCGCAAGGCCAAATTCACCCACAATCATTTTGTTAAAGTCGAAAATGCCTATGTGACTCCCTTGGCTAATGGCAATAGCCAAATCACAGTGAATTATGGTAAGTTACAACAAACAATCCCTTTCACAGTCAGTTCCACTGACAAAAATGATCCTGTATCTTTCAACTGGGAAACCTTAGCTATACTTACCAAACAAGGATGTAATGGCGGTGGTTGTCATGGCAAACCCAATGGTCGCGGTGCTCTTGAACTCTCGCTCAACGCCTTTGACCCCGATTTTGATGAAAAAAATATGATTCGTGGAGCCATGGGTCGCTTTCTCCAGCCTATTGCACCCGAACAAAGTCTTTTGCTAAAAAAACCCAGTATGCAAGTTGGTCACGTCGGGGGTAAACGTCTTGAAGTTGGTTCTTTACAATATGAGCTTCTTTTACAATGGATTAAAGAAGGAGCCAAATCGGATAAGGGAGAAAAGAAACTCAAAACACTAAAAGTCTTCCCTCGCGATCGTGCCCTCGAATTCCCCAATCAAGACCAGCAACTCTCGGTTTGGGCCTTTTTTGAAGATGGAACTTTTAGAGATGTCACAAGAATCGCTACTTATACCACATCACATAAACGAGTAGCCATAGTAAATGATAAGGGTCTCGTTAGTGGATTAGATCGCGGCCAATCTGCTATCTCGGTAAGATATATTGATGATGTTGTCACGGTGAATTTTACCATGGTCAAAAAGATTGATGGTTTCAAATGGAAAGCCCCAAAAGAAAATAATTATATCGATACACTAGTTAACAATAAACTTCGTCAACTTCAGTATCTTCCTGCAGGCACTATTGATGACTCAACTTTTATTCGCCGTCTTTCGCTAGATTTACGTGGTCAGGTTCCTAAAATTGAAGAAGTTAATCAATTCGTTAGCAATAAAAACCCAAAGAAACGTTCTCAACTAATAGATAAATTCTTGGATTCTGATGAGTTTGCACGCTTCTACGCCATGAAAACTGCTGACCTGCTAAAGATCAATACACACGAACTCAAGGCTGAAAATGCCGCCAATTATAGTCGTTGGATTTATGAAGCTACTAAAGCCAACATGCCCTTCGATAAATTCACTGAAGAATTACTGATGTCACAAGGGCACACAGATGTAAATCCAAAAGCGAATTTTTTCCGTACGACTAAAGATAGTAAGATGGTCACCGAATCTGTGACTCAACTCTTTATGGGTTCACGACTCACTTGTGCTCAATGCCATAATCACCCTTACGAAAGTTGGACACAGGATAATTATTATCAAATAACTTCGGCTTTTAATAATATTGATCGCAAGACTCTGGCTCAAGAAAAAGGCAATGAGCCCAATCGCAAAACAATTCTCATCTATGCCAATTCTGTTCGTAATACGGCGAATCCACGCACAAAAATCACACAAGACCCTTGGCCGATTGATGTTCAACGTGATTCCAAAGATGACCCACGTAAAGCTTTTGTTCAATGGCTCACGGCTAAAGACAACCCCTACTTTGCAAATACTGAAGTTAACCGGATTTGGTCTTACCTATTAGGTCGTGGAATTGTGATGCCAGTGGATGACTTCCGTCCTTCAAATCCAGCTACTAATAAAGAACTCTTAGCTGCACTAGCCAGAGATTTTAGTGATTCTAACTATAATCGCAAGCATATTTTTAGACAGATCCTTAATTCTCAAACCTATCAGCGTACAACTGAAACAAATGATTTTAACAAAAATGACAGCGAGCTTTTCTCCCACGCACGCCCTCGCCTCCTGGGTGCTGAGCAAGTGAAGGATGCCATCCTGCTCTTGTGTGATGCTCCAAAGCCTGAAAAATTTCAAAGTGATAAAATGGCGGCGAATAAAAAACGAAGTGAGATCATAAAGCTTAAAGATGAACTCAATAAAAAATTCCCCGCATGGCTTAAGCAAAGTAAAGAGCCCATCAATTGGACGGAACTTAAAACTAGCCAAGTGACTTATGCTATTAAGAGTGAAGGTCTATCTGAATCTAAGCCAAAGGGTTTCATTCTTAGTCCAAAAAATAAAGAACCAAAAAACTCTAAGAAAGATCGTCTCGGACTTAGTCGAACTTACCACCCTTTAACTGCGGGGAATATAAGTGCTATCAATTATAAATTTGCTAAAAATGACTTGGGTCAATACGGTAATGGACTCGATAGTAAACTAGGTATCAGTCTGCTAAATGCTTGGCTTATTAGTCAGAATAAAGGTAGCATGGTTAAATCTATCGAAATCACTGCTAATAGCGATAGTAATATTGCTGAAGTTGAAGTTCTTATGGATGGTAAAAATATCATCAATAAGGCAAAAATCACACAAGCTAAATCTGCTAAAGTGCTCACGAGTCTTAGTGATGGGAAACTGAATCCTGCTAAGAGTGCCAATCACATCAAAATTGAATTCCCCCAAGAAACGCCTGTTCAATTCCTCACACTACATCGCTATAACCAAGCCACTATTAAGTTTTTTGATAAAAATGCCAAAGTGATTCATCAAGTAAAAGTCAATCGTAAGGGACGATTTAATCTCTTTACGACGGCACTTCCAGTCGTTAAAAAAATCGACATAAAAGGATTTCACTACTGGGAAGATGACGGTGAAAAATCAGTCGGTAAAAAAGTAAGCCTCGATGGAAAATGGACTCCAATCAATGGTAATAATGAACCTCATTTGTCATTCACTTTCAAACCTTTTAAAAGTCACAATGGACAAAGTCTTGTTATCGAACATCATCACCTCGATAAAAATGAAGGACTCATAGCCAAATACAAAGTACAAATGAATGGTAGTCCCAGTGCTCATGCTCAAGTATCTCTTGATTTTGATACTCTAAAAATGGCTCGTAACTATACTGAGTCAGATGACTGGAAACGTGAACTGGTGAAATATAGCTATTACCAATTATCCCCTGAATACAAAGCTTTAAAACAAGACTGGGAGAAACGACAAGCGAAACTAGATAAAGTCTTTGCCACTCAAAAACTCTATCCAGAAAACTCCAAGTTCCTCACTGCATTTGGTCAACCTGAGCGAAAAACTGTTTGTGCTTGTGAAAGGCCCGAGTCAGTGGCTTT
- a CDS encoding DUF1501 domain-containing protein, whose amino-acid sequence MNFNRRNFMKSLGAGALAPSLMASSGRRIKAQAKQVLVIFEQGGVSQIDTFDPKPMANIIHRSPFKSIKTNVPGIHFTELMEKTAKVADRMTVVRSMFQKKASIGNSHPLGSQYIMSAGDPTGPVELPDIGSVIAHHKGRLAPYLPAYVHEATGEQSKFASRLGFLAAKDKAFAIKYGEVNGLGLSKDAIEQLLERRKLLSKLNSGMGKNTSEQILAMQTFSQQAEEMLINPNTVAAFDLSNEPAHIKKLYGPEQKELRQRADLYMLGRKLIESGVRYVCIDTKFRNIDNRYSGGGNMNWDHHDAIYSKSHTNIPGGGAGGGRYGIGTWPMMGSTDWALSGLIQDMDQRGLLEDTLVCFVTELGRTPKINERQGRDHWTHAFSYAFAGAGVPRGHVVGETDKDGYYITSSRGYTIEDFGATILEKMGIDNESPIHTPAGRPMFVAKGGHAIPELFA is encoded by the coding sequence ATGAATTTTAATAGACGAAACTTTATGAAAAGTCTTGGTGCTGGAGCTTTAGCACCATCACTCATGGCCAGTTCTGGAAGACGAATTAAAGCACAAGCCAAGCAAGTTTTAGTCATTTTCGAACAAGGGGGTGTCTCTCAGATAGATACTTTTGATCCGAAGCCTATGGCCAATATTATTCATCGTAGTCCTTTTAAATCAATTAAAACTAATGTTCCTGGAATACATTTTACTGAGCTCATGGAGAAAACGGCAAAAGTTGCTGACCGCATGACTGTGGTGCGCTCGATGTTCCAAAAGAAAGCTTCTATTGGCAACTCCCACCCCTTAGGTTCGCAGTATATCATGTCTGCAGGTGATCCTACTGGCCCCGTTGAGCTCCCAGATATTGGCTCAGTTATTGCCCACCATAAAGGTCGTTTAGCCCCCTACCTTCCTGCTTACGTCCACGAAGCAACTGGAGAGCAATCAAAATTTGCTTCTCGCCTCGGCTTTCTCGCGGCCAAAGACAAAGCTTTTGCCATTAAATATGGCGAAGTTAATGGACTCGGTTTAAGCAAAGACGCGATTGAACAATTATTAGAGCGTCGAAAACTACTATCTAAGCTCAATTCCGGAATGGGAAAAAATACTTCTGAGCAAATCCTCGCCATGCAAACTTTCTCACAACAAGCAGAAGAAATGCTTATTAACCCCAATACCGTGGCGGCCTTCGATCTTTCTAATGAGCCCGCGCACATCAAAAAACTTTATGGCCCGGAACAAAAAGAACTTCGTCAACGTGCCGACCTCTACATGCTAGGTCGCAAACTGATTGAATCGGGTGTTCGCTATGTTTGTATTGATACAAAATTTCGCAATATCGATAATCGTTATAGCGGTGGTGGCAATATGAACTGGGATCATCACGATGCCATCTATTCAAAATCACATACTAATATACCTGGCGGTGGCGCCGGTGGCGGACGTTATGGTATTGGAACTTGGCCGATGATGGGGAGTACTGATTGGGCCCTTTCTGGTCTTATCCAAGATATGGATCAGCGCGGTCTTTTAGAGGATACACTCGTTTGTTTTGTTACTGAGTTGGGTCGCACACCAAAAATAAATGAACGCCAAGGTCGCGATCACTGGACTCATGCCTTTAGTTATGCCTTTGCTGGTGCAGGAGTTCCCCGCGGTCATGTCGTCGGAGAAACTGATAAAGATGGCTATTACATCACTAGCTCACGAGGTTACACAATCGAAGATTTTGGTGCCACTATTCTAGAAAAAATGGGTATTGATAATGAATCCCCCATCCATACACCTGCAGGGCGTCCGATGTTTGTCGCCAAAGGTGGTCACGCTATTCCGGAGCTTTTCGCATGA
- a CDS encoding sulfatase-like hydrolase/transferase, whose protein sequence is MKITLNFFMALMAIGMLSQAAKDKPNIVLIMADDMGYECISSNGSEDYKTPAIDKLAAEGMRFEQCFANPICTPSRVKIMTGLYNKRNFTKFGVLDRSQTTFAHQLKKAGYVTAIAGKWQLGKEKDAPQHFGFDQACLWQHFRPKAKKGTTFDSRFPNPQLEINGEVVDYKNGEYGPDVCADFICDFMETNKEKPFFVYYPMILTHCPFDATPDSLTWDPKSPGSKTYKGPGDDKQKKIHFRDMVQYADKIVGKIIAKLDDLDLRENTLVIFTGDNGTDAPIKTQWQGQEVIGKKGQLVNAGTRVPFIVNWPGKIAPAVQKTELVEFSDIMPTLCEIADAPLPDNYPGDGLSLWPTLLAKGTRDKKQIYIWYYKGSFWARNISHGVLLGKSGTTYQKFPSHFETKELQFASSSERDQATFTNLKQVIDEMAKQKSLFGRPKAKIKKAKKKKS, encoded by the coding sequence ATGAAAATAACACTAAATTTTTTCATGGCACTAATGGCCATCGGCATGCTAAGTCAGGCGGCTAAAGATAAACCAAATATCGTTTTAATTATGGCCGATGATATGGGCTATGAATGTATTAGTTCGAATGGTAGTGAAGATTATAAGACCCCCGCCATTGATAAGCTAGCCGCCGAAGGCATGCGCTTTGAGCAATGTTTCGCCAACCCTATTTGCACTCCGTCCCGAGTAAAGATCATGACCGGATTGTATAATAAACGCAATTTCACTAAATTTGGGGTCTTAGATCGTTCACAGACGACTTTTGCCCACCAGCTCAAAAAAGCGGGCTACGTGACTGCCATTGCCGGTAAATGGCAGCTTGGCAAAGAGAAAGATGCTCCGCAGCATTTTGGTTTTGATCAAGCTTGCCTTTGGCAACACTTTCGTCCGAAAGCAAAAAAAGGCACGACTTTTGATAGTCGTTTTCCCAATCCACAACTGGAGATCAATGGTGAGGTAGTGGACTACAAAAATGGTGAATACGGTCCAGACGTCTGTGCAGATTTCATTTGTGACTTTATGGAAACAAATAAAGAGAAGCCCTTTTTTGTTTATTACCCGATGATCCTTACTCATTGTCCTTTTGATGCCACACCAGATTCCTTGACTTGGGACCCAAAGTCTCCTGGTTCCAAGACTTATAAAGGTCCCGGGGATGACAAGCAAAAGAAAATCCACTTTCGCGATATGGTTCAGTACGCCGATAAAATTGTCGGGAAAATCATAGCTAAGTTAGATGACTTGGACTTACGTGAAAATACCCTAGTTATTTTTACGGGTGATAATGGTACCGATGCCCCGATCAAGACTCAGTGGCAGGGACAAGAAGTCATTGGCAAAAAAGGCCAGTTAGTGAATGCTGGAACGCGTGTGCCTTTTATCGTCAATTGGCCGGGCAAGATTGCGCCCGCAGTACAAAAAACTGAATTGGTGGAGTTTTCCGATATTATGCCCACTCTTTGTGAGATTGCGGATGCTCCCCTACCCGATAATTACCCCGGCGATGGCCTGAGCTTATGGCCGACACTTTTGGCAAAGGGGACGCGCGATAAAAAACAAATCTATATATGGTATTACAAAGGCAGTTTTTGGGCCCGCAATATCAGTCATGGAGTGCTTTTGGGAAAAAGTGGCACGACTTACCAAAAGTTCCCCAGTCACTTCGAGACCAAAGAACTTCAGTTCGCTTCTTCTAGTGAAAGAGATCAAGCTACTTTCACTAACTTAAAGCAAGTCATCGACGAAATGGCCAAGCAAAAATCTCTCTTTGGTCGCCCCAAAGCCAAAATCAAGAAAGCTAAGAAAAAGAAATCTTGA
- a CDS encoding family 16 glycoside hydrolase — MKYLMLILFCSVLPAAEPMWIWKSGKITTEKAEFRRVIDLAKAPKKAKIMITCDNGFTLILNGKELAKSKNWQAPVKLDIAKKLKKGKNTFEVKADNEGTMGGLVMDLSINGKKYSSDKSWQARAPKGDWTAAVEIKKYGASPWGKIFEKNKAAKALKAAPSPTTQAVTTLPGFKAEKIYTVDKKTQGSWVGLTSDDKGRLIACDQYGGIYRLTLGAKEPKVEKLNVKVSHAHGVLHAFGSLYVINNEKDPKGLYRLTDTNGDDQYDKEEFLIQFKTRGEHGIHSAVLSPDKKSIYLIGGNNTDQPDYINKYRMAKNWSEDHILPRMADGRGHNRGRLAPGGLILKVSPDAKDRELIAHGFRNQFDAGFTLEGELFTYDADMEYDIGSPWYRPCRVNHVVSGADYGWRNGSGKWPEYYTDTVSTTIDIGPGSPTGTVMGTGAKFPEKYQRSYFINDWTYGTMYAIHLKQEGATYTATKEQFISGKPLPLTDVIIHTDGNMYFAVGGRRTDSALYKVTYVGKESTKPAKAHQLNKDMLVRRELEVLHTLPASKAIADKAWPYLSNSDRFIRHAARVAVERQNTADWKNKFSSESNTWAIIEGACALARMGQQADQSLILKKLNSLDYKSLVENQKLAAIRSYQLAFTRLGKPSESDAQLVIKKLNGEYPSKSNFENRELVQVLLYLDAPNIITRAVREMVSATEEQKKILSDEILQRNDRYAAAAKRTEQFRPNTQQVSLAFSLRSIKNGWTDADYATYFSWFPKAKTWQGGNSYAIFIENSRKEALANISDPAKKAKYDKISSKSLIKPRATTSPKGPGQIWTVETAVAAVKDNLKGRNFKSGENLFHATACASCHRFAGAGSGIGPDLTGSSSRYTLKDMMENIIEPSKVISDQYGSKIFKMKNGSEVVGRKGTEEDGTLHLMTNPYSADYTAEIKVADIKSEKEWHVSPMPPALIYSLNPDELSDLVAYIFSAGNPDHEYFQASATLEGATSLFNGKDLSGWKGDPKLWKVEDGVIYGSTHGNKLKSNTFLVWEGEVEDFHLTFEGRFEGNNSGMMYRAFWKDESIFRLSGYQCDMHPNPPYLAMLYGEGLGKRGIIAKRGQKVEIDSKEKVKVTGKTTAPEKIDVTKWQTYEIICKGNHMIHKIDGKVTVDITDNHPKRLSKGKIGMQLHAGVPMKVWFKNIQFKKLK; from the coding sequence ATGAAGTACTTAATGCTTATTCTTTTTTGCTCAGTCTTACCAGCAGCGGAGCCCATGTGGATTTGGAAGTCGGGAAAAATTACTACTGAGAAAGCCGAGTTTCGTCGTGTTATAGATTTAGCGAAAGCTCCAAAGAAAGCTAAAATCATGATCACTTGTGATAATGGTTTTACTTTAATCCTCAATGGCAAAGAATTGGCGAAGTCAAAGAATTGGCAAGCACCCGTTAAATTGGACATAGCGAAAAAACTTAAAAAGGGTAAGAATACTTTTGAAGTTAAAGCTGATAATGAAGGCACCATGGGTGGCTTGGTTATGGATTTAAGCATCAATGGCAAAAAATACTCTTCTGATAAAAGCTGGCAGGCTAGAGCACCCAAAGGTGATTGGACTGCGGCTGTCGAAATAAAGAAGTATGGTGCAAGTCCTTGGGGCAAAATTTTTGAAAAGAATAAAGCGGCTAAAGCGCTTAAAGCGGCTCCATCACCCACGACGCAAGCGGTGACAACGCTGCCAGGATTCAAAGCAGAAAAGATTTATACTGTTGATAAAAAGACTCAGGGTTCTTGGGTTGGACTTACTTCAGACGACAAAGGCCGCCTCATTGCCTGTGATCAATACGGTGGAATCTACCGTCTTACACTAGGAGCTAAAGAACCCAAAGTTGAGAAGCTCAATGTAAAAGTCAGTCACGCACATGGAGTACTCCATGCTTTTGGTAGTCTTTATGTGATCAATAACGAAAAAGATCCTAAAGGCCTCTACCGCCTAACAGATACCAATGGTGATGACCAATACGACAAAGAAGAATTTTTGATCCAATTCAAAACACGTGGTGAGCACGGTATTCATAGTGCGGTACTTTCGCCCGATAAAAAATCTATCTACCTCATTGGTGGTAACAATACTGATCAACCTGATTATATCAATAAATACCGTATGGCGAAAAACTGGAGTGAAGATCACATTCTACCGCGTATGGCCGATGGCCGTGGTCACAATCGTGGACGCCTAGCTCCCGGTGGTCTCATCCTTAAAGTTTCTCCTGACGCTAAAGATCGCGAACTCATTGCCCATGGTTTTCGCAATCAATTCGATGCCGGTTTTACACTCGAAGGCGAACTCTTCACTTACGATGCTGATATGGAATACGATATTGGTTCACCTTGGTACCGTCCATGCCGTGTTAATCACGTTGTTTCAGGAGCAGATTACGGCTGGCGCAACGGCTCAGGTAAATGGCCTGAGTACTACACCGACACGGTCTCAACAACAATTGATATTGGCCCTGGTAGTCCTACTGGAACAGTTATGGGCACAGGCGCAAAATTCCCTGAAAAATACCAACGCTCTTATTTTATTAATGACTGGACTTACGGAACCATGTACGCTATTCACCTCAAACAAGAAGGTGCTACTTATACAGCTACAAAAGAACAATTTATTTCGGGCAAGCCCCTTCCACTTACAGATGTTATCATTCATACAGATGGAAATATGTACTTTGCTGTTGGTGGTCGTCGTACGGATTCTGCACTTTATAAAGTTACTTATGTTGGTAAAGAATCCACCAAGCCTGCAAAAGCTCATCAACTTAATAAAGATATGTTAGTTCGTAGAGAACTCGAGGTACTTCATACCCTTCCTGCTTCAAAAGCCATAGCGGATAAAGCTTGGCCTTACCTCAGTAACTCAGATCGCTTCATTCGCCATGCGGCTCGTGTAGCAGTAGAGAGACAAAATACTGCTGATTGGAAAAATAAATTCAGCTCAGAAAGTAATACTTGGGCCATCATTGAAGGTGCCTGCGCCTTAGCTCGCATGGGTCAGCAAGCTGATCAAAGTCTTATTCTTAAAAAGCTCAACTCATTAGATTATAAAAGTTTGGTCGAAAATCAAAAACTCGCCGCGATTCGCTCTTATCAACTCGCATTTACCCGCCTCGGTAAGCCCAGTGAGTCTGATGCTCAGCTTGTTATTAAAAAGCTTAACGGAGAATATCCCTCAAAGAGTAACTTTGAGAATCGTGAACTCGTTCAAGTCTTACTTTACCTCGATGCTCCCAATATCATTACTCGCGCCGTTCGCGAAATGGTGAGTGCTACTGAAGAACAAAAGAAAATTCTTTCTGATGAAATTTTGCAACGTAATGATCGTTATGCGGCTGCGGCGAAACGTACTGAGCAGTTCCGCCCCAATACCCAACAAGTATCCTTAGCCTTCTCGCTGCGTTCGATCAAGAATGGTTGGACTGATGCTGATTACGCCACGTATTTCTCTTGGTTCCCAAAAGCCAAGACTTGGCAGGGCGGTAATAGCTATGCCATTTTTATCGAAAACTCTCGCAAAGAAGCTCTCGCCAATATTTCTGATCCTGCGAAAAAAGCTAAGTATGATAAAATCTCAAGCAAATCTCTTATCAAGCCTCGTGCGACTACTTCACCTAAGGGACCAGGACAGATCTGGACAGTAGAGACTGCAGTTGCTGCAGTGAAAGACAATCTTAAGGGCCGTAACTTCAAGAGTGGCGAAAACCTTTTTCATGCGACTGCCTGTGCGAGCTGTCACCGATTTGCTGGAGCGGGAAGTGGTATTGGCCCCGACCTCACGGGTTCTTCGAGCCGTTATACACTCAAAGACATGATGGAAAACATTATCGAACCTTCGAAAGTGATCTCAGATCAGTACGGTAGCAAAATCTTTAAAATGAAGAATGGCAGCGAAGTTGTTGGTCGCAAAGGAACTGAGGAAGATGGTACTCTTCACCTCATGACGAATCCTTACTCAGCTGACTACACGGCTGAGATTAAAGTAGCTGATATCAAAAGTGAAAAAGAATGGCATGTATCGCCGATGCCACCAGCACTTATCTATTCACTCAATCCTGATGAGCTTAGTGATCTAGTGGCCTACATTTTCTCTGCGGGCAATCCCGATCACGAGTATTTCCAAGCTTCCGCAACATTAGAAGGCGCAACAAGTCTCTTCAACGGTAAAGATCTATCTGGCTGGAAGGGTGATCCAAAGCTTTGGAAAGTCGAAGATGGGGTCATCTATGGTTCAACTCATGGCAATAAGCTTAAATCGAATACCTTCCTCGTTTGGGAGGGTGAAGTCGAAGATTTTCACCTCACGTTTGAAGGTCGCTTTGAGGGCAATAACTCAGGCATGATGTATCGCGCTTTTTGGAAGGACGAAAGCATTTTTCGCCTCTCGGGTTACCAATGCGATATGCACCCCAATCCCCCATACCTTGCGATGCTCTATGGCGAGGGTCTTGGCAAGCGTGGCATCATTGCCAAGCGCGGTCAGAAGGTTGAAATTGATTCAAAAGAGAAAGTGAAAGTCACCGGCAAAACTACCGCACCAGAAAAAATTGATGTGACCAAATGGCAGACTTACGAAATTATCTGCAAAGGTAATCACATGATTCACAAAATTGATGGTAAAGTGACAGTCGATATCACTGATAATCACCCCAAAAGATTGAGCAAAGGTAAGATTGGCATGCAGCTTCACGCGGGTGTCCCAATGAAAGTTTGGTTCAAAAATATTCAATTTAAAAAACTTAAGTAA
- a CDS encoding sulfatase → MKLKFLILLSCLFSVQAADKPNILLILSDDQAWNDYSFMGHEQIKTPHLDKLASESVVFKRAYVPTALCRPSLMTFATGQYVHIHGITGNDPFGDSANPNNPDLKESLISKIDKLDTLAELLGEQGYLSHQSGKWWEGNYKRGGFTHGMTRGYPQKGGRHGDDGLKIGREGNKAVTDFVDMAIEKDKPFFLWYAPFMPHTPHTPPERILKKYQKYNLSESVAKYYAMCEWFDEACGDLIQHLEDKKVRDNTLIVYVCDNGWIQNPKRGGYAPRSKQTPYEGGTRTPIMFSWPNKLKPQDRPELSTSLDIFPTIVSAAGARMPKNLPGLDLNSYMINKKPIPRDHIFGESFAHDIVDISDSEKTLLFRWVIKGNYKLLLTYDGKVGRYKSTHPRTEKRPQLFDLSNDPAEKVNLAKDHPEKVAQLAKMLNDWYPVKTRKVITEFK, encoded by the coding sequence ATGAAACTCAAATTCTTAATTTTATTATCTTGTCTTTTTTCTGTACAGGCAGCCGACAAACCCAATATCTTACTCATTCTCTCGGATGATCAAGCCTGGAATGATTATAGCTTCATGGGCCATGAACAGATCAAGACACCTCATCTCGATAAGCTGGCTTCTGAGTCCGTTGTCTTTAAACGCGCCTACGTGCCGACGGCGCTTTGTCGTCCTTCTTTGATGACCTTTGCTACAGGCCAGTATGTTCATATTCACGGAATTACGGGTAATGACCCCTTTGGAGATAGCGCTAATCCAAATAATCCCGACCTCAAAGAATCACTCATTTCAAAAATTGATAAGCTCGATACCCTAGCTGAACTTCTAGGTGAGCAGGGATACCTAAGTCACCAAAGCGGAAAATGGTGGGAAGGTAACTACAAGCGTGGCGGCTTTACTCATGGTATGACTCGCGGTTATCCTCAAAAAGGTGGTCGTCATGGCGATGATGGTTTGAAAATTGGTCGTGAAGGCAATAAAGCCGTAACGGACTTTGTTGATATGGCGATTGAGAAAGACAAGCCTTTTTTCCTCTGGTATGCACCCTTCATGCCCCACACACCTCATACACCACCAGAGCGTATTCTCAAAAAATATCAAAAGTATAACTTGTCTGAGTCAGTTGCTAAATATTACGCCATGTGTGAATGGTTTGACGAAGCCTGTGGCGACTTGATTCAACACCTCGAAGACAAAAAAGTTCGTGATAATACCCTGATTGTTTACGTTTGTGATAATGGTTGGATTCAAAACCCAAAGAGAGGTGGTTATGCTCCCCGTTCAAAGCAAACTCCCTATGAAGGCGGAACTCGCACGCCCATTATGTTTTCATGGCCCAATAAATTAAAACCACAAGATAGACCTGAGCTTTCTACGAGCCTCGATATCTTCCCTACAATAGTTTCTGCAGCGGGGGCACGCATGCCCAAAAATCTTCCTGGTCTAGATCTCAATTCTTACATGATCAATAAAAAACCAATTCCACGCGATCATATCTTCGGCGAGTCCTTTGCGCACGATATTGTCGACATCAGTGATTCAGAAAAAACGCTTCTCTTTCGTTGGGTAATCAAGGGCAATTATAAGCTTCTTCTCACTTACGATGGCAAAGTAGGTCGTTATAAATCCACTCATCCACGTACAGAGAAACGTCCTCAGCTTTTTGATCTCTCAAATGATCCTGCTGAAAAAGTTAAT